In Lycium ferocissimum isolate CSIRO_LF1 chromosome 7, AGI_CSIRO_Lferr_CH_V1, whole genome shotgun sequence, the sequence ACAATTTTATGTCCAGTAAATTAGGGGAGTCAAATTTGAACCCaaaatcattttcctttttatagcCAGTAAATTAGGGGAGTTAAATTTGAACCCAAAATTATTTGCATTTTTATAGTCAGTAAATCCCGGGAATTAAATTTGAACCCAAAATTATTTGCATTGTTATGTTATAGTCAGTTaaattttgtttctttgtttccttttttaatttaaaatttgttgtttgagtgagtcccataatggaaTTTAGTGATCATTACTAATATTCTCCTTAACATTATTAAACCTTTTCCTAATTAGTCCACTGCGGAGGCATTTCTTAAGTGGAAGGTAACGGTTTACGGTTCACCCACCGTagaaatttcttattttccccTCCACGTAGAAATCGAAGATTTGTCAATTCAACCTATTTATAGCTACGTCCCACCATTAATAATTTTCTGTCTACATACATTCTACTCATACTTTACAATTCACATCTCTGTTACGCAATTCTCAACTCCAATGGCTACCAACACTAAAGAAATAGCAGTTGATATGACCCCTTTTTTCGTCATCTACAAAGATAACAGCATCAATAGATTCCGTCCATCAGAAAATGCTCCACTTTGTGACGATCCACAAGCCCCTGTTAAATCCAAAGATGTTGTAATTCAACCAGAAACAGGGGTTTCTGTACGTGTATTTCTCCCCAAGATTACCGATCCCAAACAGAAAATCCCCGTTATAATTTACATTCATGGCGGTGCTTTCTGTATTGGATCAGCTCGTTCCCCTGTATTCCATAATTTTATCAGTTCTTTAGTTGAAAAGACTAATTTTATTGCTGTTTCAGTTGATTATAGACTTTGCCCAGAAAACCCTTTTTCCGCTACATATGAAGATTCTTGGGAAGCTTTTCAATGGGTGCTTTCACATGTTAATGGACATGGCCCGGATTCTTGGCTAAATGATTATGCTGATTTTAGCAAAGTGTTTATTGGTGGAGAAAGTGCTGGAGCGAATATTGCTAATGATGTTGCTATTAGAGCAGGGGTTAGTACTGATCTTGattcaaaagttaaaattttggggCTTTTTTTGGTTCATCCATATTTTGGGATAGAAAATGATTCGTTGTACGAGTTTTTGTGTCCGACAAGTGGTGGAAGTTTGGAGGATCCGAGGGTAAATCCATTGATAGATCCGAGGTTAAAATCTATGGCGTGTAAGAAGGTTTTGTTTTTGGTGGCTGAGAAAGATCTTCTGAAAAAAGGGACGATGAATTATTATGAAGGATTGAAGAAGAGTGAGTGGAATGGTGATGTGGAGTTAATGGAGACGAAAGGGGAAGGACATTGTTTCCATTTTTACAATCCTTTGGCCGAGAAAGCTGTTGCGCTTATGGATAAACTAGTTGATTTCTTGAAGCAAGAGTACTAGGTTTGGTTTAGGGTTATCTTGCCTTTTTAAATAACATGCTTATATGAGCATCAGTCTTTATTTTGTGGTTCTTGTGATTTGAATTTTGAGCTCTAGTAGATTTAAGACCAAAAATCCTAAAAGTAGTTCACTTGGACAAGCTTTGCTTATGTTTATGTGATGTGATTACAAGTGGAATATCTAGATGCATCGAAGTTGGCAGGCCAGACACCATTGTTATAAAGTATTTATATCTATGTGATGTAGTTACATTTGATATGCCTAATAGTCTTTATAGTGTGCTTCGTAGTTGTATGCTGTCCTGGGGATTAGATTTTAGTGCAACGTACAATATACTTCTCTTCTTCGAGAGCTAATCGCGAGATTATAAAAACGAGTCCTTTAAAGTTTAATGGATAGCATGTTCTATGTAAAATCTATTAAATATAGAGTCCTTAAAATGGAAAATTATTACTCCCTTGTCCCAAAGTAagtgtgacatttttttttttgggagtcAATTCcactaaattggattagatcaactctttattttaaaattaaaatttagatattaaaaaacTACTCGATAAGCACTATAGTATGAATTACATTTCTTCTCATGTCAatagaataaaaaatatattattaaaatcTTGGTTAAAGTTCATATAATTAGGGAGTAACAAATAATACTAACGTTGACTATTCTGTTTGAAAGTAAGCAAACTCTACGATGTTCAATTGAATAATCAGTGTCCTCCAAAGTAGCTAATCGCGAGAACAATTTAGATGCCTTAAGGTGGTAAAGGACGGGGCAGACAAACGAATTTTTCGACATGTTCGTACGAGTAACTGAACTTGCTCTTGTGGTTAAAGTAACAACACGCattacctttttttcttgtcGTTCCAAAGTTGAGCTCCAATAAAATCTAAACCCAGAATCCTATGTATAGTTCATAGTAGTTCTTTTCTAGAAGGGTAGAATAGATGACATATTTCGGAAAGTAaatgtttttagttttatggCCTTTTTATAAGAGTTCTTCATTTtaacacataagagatctgagaaggtcattttctt encodes:
- the LOC132064924 gene encoding probable carboxylesterase 1; its protein translation is MATNTKEIAVDMTPFFVIYKDNSINRFRPSENAPLCDDPQAPVKSKDVVIQPETGVSVRVFLPKITDPKQKIPVIIYIHGGAFCIGSARSPVFHNFISSLVEKTNFIAVSVDYRLCPENPFSATYEDSWEAFQWVLSHVNGHGPDSWLNDYADFSKVFIGGESAGANIANDVAIRAGVSTDLDSKVKILGLFLVHPYFGIENDSLYEFLCPTSGGSLEDPRVNPLIDPRLKSMACKKVLFLVAEKDLLKKGTMNYYEGLKKSEWNGDVELMETKGEGHCFHFYNPLAEKAVALMDKLVDFLKQEY